The following are from one region of the Silurus meridionalis isolate SWU-2019-XX chromosome 25, ASM1480568v1, whole genome shotgun sequence genome:
- the LOC124379281 gene encoding DEAD-box ATP-dependent RNA helicase 27-like: MEKTENKHVNKEMGKENNEHHNVEHTQQKENKADLNQEKNKNRIETTKNMTHGTENPLQLVNVETPTETQQVRSDTEFGEGDKVQQDTAQKLMMKNDTTKEQEAQAKQGLEQTTKETPEKKKEREPKNELNKDNVASLKQGQEEKKLEKSGENIDKGTGAASECS; encoded by the coding sequence ATGGAGAAAACAGAGAACAAACATGTGAACAAGGAAATGGGCAAAGAAAATAACGAGCATCACAATGttgaacacacacagcagaaagAGAACAAAGCAGATCTAAATCAAGAGAAGAataagaatagaatagaaactACTAAAAACATGACGCATGGTACTGAAAACCCACTGCAGCTAGTAAATGTAGAGACTCCAACTGAGACGCAGCAAGTGAGAAGTGACACAGAATTTGGTGAGGGAGATAAAGTTCAGCAAGACACTGCACAAAAACTAATGATGAAGAACGACACAACTAAAGAGCAGGAGGCACAGGCCAAACAGGGATTAGAGCAAACTACAAAGGAAACaccagagaagaagaaagagagggaacCAAAGAATGAATTGAACAAAGACAATGTGGCATCGCTGAAACAGGGGCAAGAAGAGAAGaagctagaaaagtcaggtgagaACATTGACAAAGGAACAGGAGCTGCCAGTGAATGCAGTTAA